From Effusibacillus pohliae DSM 22757, a single genomic window includes:
- a CDS encoding ABC transporter substrate-binding protein — MKWKTIGGLFLAGALVLASAGCGSQPAAEKTNIRLTEVIRSVFYAPQYVALEKGFFKEQGVEVELTTAWGGDKVMTAILSGQADIGLVGAETTVFVNQQGAPEPVVNFAQLTQRDGSFLVARQKIDNFNWPMTKGKSIIGSRNGSMPEMVSEFVQRKNGVNPKVDNRIIQNIAFDNQTAAFASGTGDFYQAFEPAASILEKEGKGYVVAYFGEDSGKLPYTVFMAKESFIKANPNTIQKFTNAIQKAQNWVQTASPQEIADVIAPYFPQVDKDILARVADRYKKADAWAKDPIIDKEEWDNMHEVIRQAGELKTPGPYEKLVNTTFAEKAKLQVK; from the coding sequence GTGAAATGGAAAACGATTGGCGGTCTCTTCCTTGCAGGAGCGCTTGTGCTCGCTTCTGCCGGATGCGGCTCCCAACCTGCGGCTGAAAAAACGAACATCCGGCTGACCGAGGTGATCCGCTCCGTCTTTTACGCACCGCAATACGTCGCGCTGGAAAAAGGATTTTTCAAGGAACAGGGGGTGGAGGTGGAACTGACCACCGCCTGGGGCGGGGATAAGGTGATGACGGCGATTCTGTCGGGCCAGGCGGACATCGGGCTGGTGGGCGCCGAAACGACCGTGTTCGTCAACCAGCAGGGGGCGCCGGAGCCGGTCGTCAATTTTGCCCAACTGACGCAGCGGGACGGCAGTTTTTTGGTGGCAAGACAGAAAATCGACAATTTCAACTGGCCGATGACCAAAGGCAAGTCGATCATCGGGTCCCGCAACGGTTCGATGCCGGAAATGGTGAGCGAATTCGTCCAACGCAAAAACGGCGTCAACCCGAAAGTCGACAACCGGATCATCCAAAACATCGCATTCGATAACCAGACGGCTGCCTTTGCATCGGGCACTGGCGATTTTTACCAAGCGTTTGAACCGGCCGCCTCGATTCTGGAAAAAGAAGGTAAAGGGTATGTCGTCGCTTATTTTGGGGAAGACAGCGGCAAGCTGCCGTATACCGTGTTTATGGCAAAAGAAAGTTTTATCAAGGCAAATCCCAACACGATCCAGAAGTTTACGAACGCCATCCAGAAAGCGCAAAATTGGGTACAAACCGCCAGCCCGCAGGAAATCGCCGATGTGATCGCCCCCTACTTCCCGCAGGTTGACAAAGACATCCTCGCCCGTGTCGCGGACCGTTACAAAAAAGCGGACGCCTGGGCAAAAGATCCGATCATCGACAAGGAAGAATGGGACAACATGCACGAAGTGATCCGGCAGGCGGGCGAACTGAAAACCCCCGGCCCGTATGAAAAACTGGTGAACACCACATTCGCGGAAAAAGCAAAACTGCAGGTGAAATAA
- the hemA gene encoding glutamyl-tRNA reductase: MNIVVVGLNYRTAPVEIRERFSVSDKVLSGALQQLAEADELLETVIVSTCNRTEVYAVTDAPDFGREAIIQFLADASGIDREVFLPYLYTHVDDQAVRHLFRVTCGLDSMVLGETQILGQVRDAFLHAQELKVTGPTFNNLFKRAVTLAKQAHSQTEIGRHAVSVSYAAVELAKKIFEELDNKTVLIIGAGKMSELTAKHMFASGARRVLVVNRTFERAKELADKFEGHALELKSIDLALKEADIVISSTGAEGYVVSKNQVAAVMKQRRYRPLFLIDIAVPRDLDPEINKLDNVFLYDIDDLEGVIAANLEERKKEAEKISVIIEQELVAFKQWQTERAAIPLIQAVQKKAGDIQQAAMESLQNKLPNLTERELWQIQKHTMHMINQMLHEPIRQIKEMAAEPQAELYLEVFSRIFGLQAGTEPLKQTASPQPEGEKQPHLQKSGSAASSGASYKTTPKQAPVEANWVGSLLR, translated from the coding sequence ATGAATATTGTCGTGGTGGGTCTGAATTACCGGACCGCCCCGGTCGAAATCCGGGAACGGTTCAGCGTATCGGACAAGGTGTTATCCGGTGCCTTGCAGCAGCTTGCGGAAGCGGACGAACTGCTGGAAACGGTCATCGTGTCCACCTGCAACCGCACCGAAGTATATGCGGTGACCGATGCGCCCGATTTCGGACGGGAAGCGATCATACAATTTCTGGCGGACGCCTCGGGCATCGACCGTGAGGTGTTTTTGCCGTATCTATATACGCATGTGGATGATCAAGCGGTGCGTCATCTGTTCCGCGTCACCTGCGGTCTTGATTCGATGGTGCTCGGGGAGACGCAAATTTTGGGGCAGGTGCGGGACGCCTTCTTGCACGCACAGGAGCTGAAGGTGACCGGCCCGACGTTTAACAACCTGTTCAAACGGGCGGTCACGCTCGCCAAACAAGCCCATTCCCAGACGGAAATCGGCCGCCACGCGGTGTCCGTCTCCTATGCGGCTGTCGAACTGGCCAAAAAAATTTTTGAGGAGCTGGACAACAAGACCGTTCTGATCATCGGCGCCGGAAAAATGAGCGAGCTGACGGCGAAGCACATGTTCGCATCCGGCGCTCGCCGGGTGTTGGTGGTCAACCGCACGTTCGAACGGGCGAAGGAGTTGGCGGACAAGTTTGAGGGCCACGCGCTTGAACTGAAATCGATCGACCTGGCCCTGAAAGAGGCGGATATCGTCATCTCGTCGACCGGGGCGGAAGGCTATGTGGTGTCCAAGAATCAGGTGGCAGCCGTCATGAAGCAGCGCCGCTACCGGCCGCTGTTCCTGATCGACATCGCGGTGCCACGCGACCTGGATCCGGAGATCAACAAGCTGGACAATGTGTTCCTGTATGACATCGACGATCTGGAGGGTGTGATTGCTGCCAATCTGGAGGAACGCAAAAAAGAAGCGGAAAAAATCAGCGTGATTATCGAACAGGAACTGGTGGCGTTCAAACAGTGGCAGACGGAGCGGGCGGCCATCCCGCTGATTCAGGCTGTCCAGAAAAAAGCGGGGGATATCCAGCAGGCGGCGATGGAAAGCCTGCAAAACAAGCTGCCGAACCTGACCGAACGGGAATTGTGGCAGATTCAGAAACACACGATGCATATGATCAATCAGATGCTGCATGAGCCGATCCGGCAGATCAAGGAGATGGCGGCGGAGCCGCAGGCCGAATTGTACCTGGAGGTTTTCTCCCGCATCTTTGGGCTGCAGGCGGGAACCGAACCGCTGAAGCAAACTGCTTCGCCGCAGCCGGAGGGGGAAAAGCAGCCGCATCTGCAAAAGTCCGGTTCCGCCGCAAGCTCGGGCGCATCTTATAAAACGACTCCGAAACAGGCTCCAGTCGAAGCCAACTGGGTTGGCAGCCTGTTGCGATGA
- a CDS encoding cytochrome C assembly family protein, producing MQGSVLLYDVMTFIYAVAVLLYFVDFIQPNRKVNRTAFVLLSAVWVIQSVFFVLRMLELNYVPVITTFETMIFFSWILITFSLVINFFYKIDLFTFFTNVVGFAVVAFVTFTDKGATSLSASLQGDLLVLHIAMAFLSYACFLLATIFSIMYLIQEKLLKEKRWNDLFRRLPALDQLEQFSYRLVMFGFPLLLIAMILGAIWYHARFQHLLILDPKPLVSVALLVIYGIYLYLRVSAGWLGRKLAWINITAFLGVVINYLIVGQFFSGFHHWR from the coding sequence ATGCAGGGAAGTGTCCTGCTGTACGATGTGATGACGTTCATCTATGCGGTGGCTGTCTTGTTGTATTTCGTCGATTTTATCCAACCCAACCGAAAGGTGAACCGCACCGCGTTCGTCCTGCTGTCGGCGGTCTGGGTCATCCAGTCGGTGTTTTTCGTGTTGCGGATGCTCGAATTGAATTATGTACCGGTGATCACAACGTTCGAAACGATGATCTTCTTTTCCTGGATTCTGATCACGTTCTCGTTGGTGATCAACTTCTTCTATAAAATCGATCTGTTCACGTTTTTCACGAACGTCGTCGGGTTTGCGGTGGTGGCGTTCGTGACGTTCACCGACAAGGGGGCGACGTCGCTGTCCGCTTCCTTGCAGGGGGATCTGTTGGTGCTGCACATCGCGATGGCGTTTCTCAGTTACGCCTGTTTTTTGCTGGCGACGATTTTTTCGATCATGTATCTGATCCAGGAAAAATTGCTGAAAGAAAAACGCTGGAACGATTTGTTCCGGCGGCTGCCGGCGCTCGATCAACTGGAACAGTTTTCCTACCGGTTGGTGATGTTCGGCTTTCCGCTGCTTTTGATCGCGATGATTCTGGGCGCGATCTGGTATCATGCGCGCTTCCAGCACCTGCTGATTTTGGATCCTAAGCCGCTCGTGTCGGTCGCACTGCTGGTGATTTACGGAATTTACCTTTACCTGCGCGTGTCGGCCGGATGGTTGGGCAGAAAATTGGCTTGGATCAACATCACCGCTTTTCTCGGGGTTGTGATCAACTATTTGATCGTGGGACAATTTTTTTCCGGGTTCCATCATTGGAGATAA
- a CDS encoding precorrin-2 dehydrogenase/sirohydrochlorin ferrochelatase family protein, producing MMDKPFFGAFLDVAGRLCVVIGGGQVAERKVRSLLDCRARVRVVSPALTPGLEELAADGTIEYVARPYQPGDAKDAFLTIAATDSLTVNRQVVEEADAEGRLVNTVHAAAGGNLILPAVMRRGPLQVAISTSGTGPVLARLIREELEGYFGPEYERYLEKLAAIRTRLRQTVADEQTRADILRKIVRSNVRELLREGREAEADRTIRDIIEGRKDG from the coding sequence ATGATGGACAAACCTTTTTTTGGCGCGTTCCTGGATGTGGCCGGCCGGCTGTGCGTGGTGATCGGCGGCGGCCAGGTGGCGGAGCGGAAAGTGCGGTCGCTTTTGGATTGCCGGGCACGGGTGCGAGTCGTATCGCCCGCCTTGACGCCCGGATTGGAGGAGCTTGCCGCGGACGGGACAATCGAGTACGTGGCCCGGCCGTACCAACCGGGGGATGCAAAAGACGCATTTTTGACGATCGCCGCGACCGACTCCCTGACGGTCAACCGGCAAGTGGTGGAAGAAGCCGATGCGGAAGGCCGCTTGGTGAACACGGTGCATGCGGCGGCCGGCGGCAATCTGATTTTGCCGGCGGTGATGCGGCGGGGACCGCTGCAGGTGGCGATCTCCACATCGGGTACGGGGCCGGTGCTGGCCCGGCTGATCCGGGAGGAGCTGGAGGGTTATTTTGGCCCGGAATATGAACGGTATCTGGAAAAATTGGCCGCCATCCGAACCCGACTGCGGCAAACGGTTGCGGATGAGCAGACGCGAGCGGACATTTTGCGCAAGATTGTCCGCTCCAACGTGCGGGAGCTGCTGCGTGAAGGACGCGAGGCGGAAGCGGATCGGACAATCCGAGACATCATAGAGGGGCGGAAAGATGGATGA
- the hemC gene encoding hydroxymethylbilane synthase: MRRIKVGTRQSALALTQTNWVCSQLESIYPGLAIGTEKIVTKGDRILGVTLSKVGGKGLFVKEIEQALLDGTIDFAVHSMKDLPAEMPDGLMIAAVPEREDPRDVLISRDGRSFSQLPKGAKVGTSSLRRAAQLKAARPDLEIRSLRGNIDTRLRKLDEEGLDAIILAAAGLSRMGWLSRATERLPVDICIPAVGQGALAIQCRADDEKLIELLSVLDHLPTRLEVTAERAFLGKLNGGCQVPIGGYAEYQDGFVSLRGMVGTPDGCTLLKEFAEGEQPQELGVLVAEKLLEKGAREILAAVREEMKS, encoded by the coding sequence ATGAGGCGAATCAAAGTGGGAACCCGACAAAGCGCACTGGCGCTGACGCAGACGAACTGGGTGTGTTCCCAGCTGGAGTCGATCTACCCGGGGCTTGCGATTGGGACGGAAAAAATCGTCACGAAAGGCGACCGGATTCTTGGCGTCACCCTGTCGAAAGTGGGCGGCAAAGGCCTGTTTGTGAAAGAGATCGAACAGGCTCTGCTGGACGGTACGATCGATTTTGCCGTCCACAGCATGAAGGATCTGCCGGCGGAGATGCCGGACGGGCTGATGATCGCCGCCGTACCGGAACGGGAGGATCCGCGCGATGTGCTGATCAGCCGAGACGGAAGAAGTTTTTCCCAACTGCCGAAAGGAGCGAAAGTCGGCACCAGTTCGCTGCGGCGGGCGGCCCAACTGAAAGCGGCCCGACCCGATCTGGAAATCCGGTCCCTGCGCGGCAATATTGACACCCGTTTGCGCAAGCTGGACGAGGAAGGGTTGGATGCGATCATCCTGGCGGCGGCCGGCCTTTCCCGCATGGGCTGGTTGAGCCGGGCGACGGAGCGGCTGCCTGTCGACATCTGCATCCCGGCGGTCGGGCAAGGGGCGTTGGCGATCCAGTGCCGGGCCGACGATGAAAAGTTGATCGAACTGCTGTCGGTGTTGGATCATCTGCCGACTCGGCTGGAAGTGACCGCGGAGCGTGCATTTTTGGGGAAATTGAACGGTGGCTGCCAGGTGCCGATCGGCGGCTATGCGGAGTATCAGGACGGGTTTGTCTCCCTGCGGGGAATGGTGGGAACGCCGGACGGCTGCACGCTGCTCAAGGAGTTTGCGGAAGGGGAGCAGCCGCAGGAACTGGGCGTGCTGGTTGCCGAGAAGCTACTGGAAAAAGGGGCCCGCGAGATTTTGGCGGCTGTCCGCGAGGAGATGAAGTCGTAA
- the cobA gene encoding uroporphyrinogen-III C-methyltransferase: MAPGKVYLVGAGPGDPNLITVKGLNLLQQADVIVYDRLCSPRLLSFAPAHAQRIYSGKTPEQHCMTQEEINRLLAEQAQAGKTVIRLKGGDPGVFGRVGEEMEYLAERGIEYEVVPGVTSATAVPIYAGIPVTYRGLAASFAVITGHEDPAKGTSGIDWERVALAADTLIFLMGVGRIASIAEHLIRCGRPADTPVALIRWGTWAEQATLTGRLADIAEKVEAANFRNPAVIVVGDVVRLRDRIAWAEKRPLFGKRVMITRARSQASELARRIEALGGEVYEFPVIRLAPPSDWGPVDQALAALETFDWLVFTSVNGVEFFFERMREISVDIRRIRGKIAAVGSSTEEALRARGLIADLRPQQYVGESLFEALAPHLQPGHKILLPRADIARKELPGELRRIGCEVAEIDVYQNQPVFENAEEAVQMLKDGDIHILTFTSSSTVKNFVKILEGEDMEAILDGVTVASIGPITTETARKMGVRVDVTAETHTIAGLLDALIHKTV; this comes from the coding sequence ATGGCTCCCGGCAAGGTGTATCTCGTGGGAGCCGGTCCGGGCGACCCCAACCTGATCACCGTCAAAGGGCTGAATCTGCTGCAGCAGGCGGATGTGATCGTTTACGACCGTCTCTGTTCCCCGCGGTTGCTTTCGTTCGCGCCCGCTCACGCGCAGCGCATTTATTCGGGCAAAACGCCGGAACAGCACTGCATGACGCAGGAGGAGATCAATCGGCTGCTGGCCGAACAGGCGCAGGCGGGTAAGACAGTGATCCGCCTGAAAGGTGGCGATCCCGGCGTGTTCGGCCGCGTTGGGGAAGAGATGGAATATTTGGCGGAGCGCGGGATCGAGTATGAGGTGGTGCCGGGCGTCACGTCGGCCACCGCAGTCCCGATCTATGCGGGCATCCCCGTTACATACCGCGGGCTGGCGGCCTCGTTTGCCGTGATCACCGGCCATGAGGACCCGGCCAAAGGAACGTCCGGCATTGATTGGGAGCGGGTTGCGTTGGCTGCGGACACCCTGATTTTTCTGATGGGGGTGGGACGGATCGCCTCGATTGCGGAACATCTGATCCGCTGCGGGCGGCCGGCCGACACCCCGGTGGCGCTGATCCGCTGGGGCACCTGGGCGGAACAGGCAACGCTGACCGGCCGGCTAGCCGACATCGCGGAAAAGGTGGAGGCGGCCAACTTCCGCAACCCGGCGGTGATCGTGGTCGGCGATGTCGTCCGGCTGCGCGACAGGATTGCATGGGCAGAGAAAAGACCCCTGTTTGGCAAGCGGGTGATGATCACGCGCGCCCGTTCGCAGGCCAGCGAGTTGGCGCGGAGGATCGAAGCGTTAGGCGGCGAGGTGTATGAGTTTCCGGTGATCCGGCTGGCACCGCCCAGCGATTGGGGGCCTGTCGATCAGGCGCTGGCAGCGTTGGAGACGTTTGATTGGCTTGTGTTTACGTCGGTCAACGGAGTCGAATTTTTCTTTGAGCGGATGCGGGAGATATCGGTGGATATCCGCCGGATCCGGGGAAAAATCGCCGCTGTCGGGAGTTCGACAGAGGAGGCCCTGCGGGCGCGAGGCTTGATCGCCGATCTGAGACCGCAGCAGTATGTAGGTGAATCGCTGTTTGAAGCTCTGGCGCCGCACTTGCAACCGGGTCACAAGATCCTGTTGCCGCGTGCGGACATCGCACGTAAAGAGCTGCCGGGCGAATTGCGGCGGATCGGCTGTGAAGTGGCGGAAATCGACGTCTATCAGAACCAGCCCGTTTTTGAGAATGCGGAAGAAGCGGTGCAAATGTTGAAAGACGGCGATATTCACATTCTCACATTCACCAGCTCGTCCACCGTCAAGAACTTCGTCAAGATCCTGGAGGGCGAGGACATGGAAGCGATTTTGGACGGCGTCACGGTGGCTTCGATCGGTCCGATTACGACCGAAACGGCTAGAAAAATGGGCGTGCGGGTGGACGTCACCGCGGAAACGCACACGATTGCCGGTTTGTTGGATGCATTGATTCACAAAACCGTTTAG
- the hemB gene encoding porphobilinogen synthase, which yields MQLPTDFKRLRRLRRTAAIRSLVRETELNVRDLIYPLFVAHGTGVKEEIGSMPGVYHLSVDMLRREIQEISQTGIEAVLLFGVPAHKDDLSSEAYAQEGIVQQGIRAIKEENPDLTVITDVCLCAYNPHGHCGIVRGGQILNDPTLELLAKTAISHAQAGADIIAPSDMMDGRIAAIRAGLDQEGFVDIPIMSYSVKYASSFYGPFREAAHSAPAFGDRKTYQMDPANTREALREAAADVEEGADFLMVKPAMVYMDIIRQLRDRFDLPLVSYNVSGEYSMIKAAAQNGWIEERQVVLELLTGLKRAGSDLIITYHAKDVAKWLREGCLDAQRI from the coding sequence ATGCAACTGCCGACAGATTTTAAGCGGCTGCGCAGATTGCGGCGGACGGCGGCAATCCGTTCGCTGGTCAGGGAAACGGAATTGAACGTGCGGGATTTGATCTATCCGTTGTTTGTCGCGCACGGGACGGGCGTGAAGGAGGAGATCGGCTCGATGCCCGGCGTGTACCATTTGTCGGTCGACATGCTGCGGAGGGAGATCCAGGAGATCTCGCAAACCGGGATTGAGGCGGTGCTGCTGTTCGGGGTGCCGGCGCACAAGGACGATCTGAGTTCGGAAGCGTACGCGCAAGAGGGGATCGTGCAGCAGGGCATTCGTGCGATCAAAGAGGAAAATCCGGATTTGACGGTGATCACCGATGTCTGCTTGTGCGCCTATAATCCGCACGGTCACTGCGGGATCGTGCGGGGCGGGCAGATTTTGAACGATCCGACGCTGGAGCTTTTGGCCAAAACGGCGATTTCCCACGCGCAGGCGGGCGCTGACATCATCGCTCCGTCCGATATGATGGACGGACGGATTGCCGCGATTCGGGCAGGACTGGACCAGGAAGGGTTTGTCGACATCCCGATCATGTCCTACTCGGTGAAGTACGCATCGTCTTTCTATGGTCCGTTCCGGGAAGCGGCCCACTCGGCTCCCGCGTTTGGGGACCGCAAGACGTATCAGATGGACCCCGCAAATACGCGCGAGGCGCTGCGGGAAGCGGCGGCTGACGTGGAGGAAGGGGCCGATTTTCTGATGGTCAAGCCGGCGATGGTCTACATGGACATTATCCGGCAACTGCGTGATCGGTTCGACCTGCCGCTCGTGTCGTACAACGTATCGGGCGAATATTCGATGATCAAAGCGGCTGCGCAGAACGGCTGGATCGAGGAGCGGCAGGTCGTGCTGGAACTGCTGACCGGCTTGAAGCGGGCCGGCTCCGATTTGATCATTACCTACCACGCCAAAGACGTCGCCAAATGGCTGCGGGAGGGATGCCTCGATGCACAACGGATATGA
- the hemL gene encoding glutamate-1-semialdehyde 2,1-aminomutase, translated as MHNGYEKSRVAFSEAKQYIPGGVNSPVRAFRAVGGDPVFIERGQGSRMYDIDGNEYIDYVLSWGPLILGHAHPEVTEAIVEYTKKGTSFGAPTLLETEMAKLVTEIVPSVEIVRMVNSGTEATMSALRLARGYTGRSKIVKFEGCYHGHADSLLIKAGSGVATLGLPDSPGVPESVAANTLTVPFNDMESLQLAFEKFGEDIAAVIIEPVAGNMGCVLPQPGFLQEVRRITREYGALLIFDEVMTGFRVAYGGAQAFYGIDPDLTTLGKVIGGGLPVGAYGGKRKIMEMMAPAGPIYQAGTLSGNPLAMIAGYTTLKLLGRPGVYEELAVKSKRLADGFKESTEERGIPSYTTYVGGMFGCFFSDQEVVDYSTAKTCDLERYGKYFREMLRRGVYLAPSQLEAGFVSLAHTDEDIDRTLEASRDALKAL; from the coding sequence ATGCACAACGGATATGAAAAATCGCGCGTTGCATTTTCGGAGGCGAAACAGTATATCCCCGGCGGCGTGAATTCGCCGGTGCGGGCGTTTCGGGCGGTCGGCGGCGACCCGGTGTTTATCGAGCGCGGCCAGGGCAGCCGGATGTATGACATTGATGGTAACGAATATATCGATTATGTGCTGTCTTGGGGGCCGCTGATTCTGGGACACGCGCATCCGGAAGTGACGGAAGCGATTGTGGAATACACGAAAAAAGGGACTTCCTTTGGCGCGCCGACGCTGCTGGAGACGGAAATGGCGAAACTGGTGACGGAGATTGTGCCGTCGGTGGAAATCGTGCGGATGGTCAACTCGGGGACGGAAGCGACGATGAGCGCGCTGCGGCTGGCCCGCGGCTACACCGGACGCAGCAAGATCGTCAAGTTTGAAGGATGTTACCACGGCCACGCGGACAGTTTGCTGATCAAAGCCGGATCGGGTGTGGCGACGCTCGGATTGCCCGATTCGCCGGGGGTGCCGGAGTCGGTTGCCGCCAACACGCTGACGGTGCCGTTCAATGATATGGAATCGCTTCAGCTCGCGTTCGAAAAATTCGGCGAGGACATCGCTGCGGTGATCATCGAGCCGGTGGCCGGCAATATGGGGTGTGTACTGCCGCAACCGGGATTTTTGCAGGAGGTGCGCCGGATTACGCGGGAATACGGGGCGCTGCTGATTTTTGACGAGGTGATGACCGGATTCCGCGTCGCCTATGGCGGAGCGCAGGCGTTTTACGGCATCGACCCGGATCTGACCACGCTGGGAAAAGTGATCGGCGGCGGTTTGCCGGTCGGCGCGTACGGAGGCAAGCGGAAGATCATGGAGATGATGGCGCCGGCAGGGCCGATCTATCAGGCAGGGACGCTGTCAGGCAATCCGCTCGCGATGATCGCCGGTTACACCACGCTGAAGCTGCTGGGGCGGCCGGGCGTGTATGAAGAGTTGGCGGTGAAGAGCAAGCGGCTGGCCGACGGTTTCAAAGAGTCGACGGAGGAACGGGGAATCCCTTCGTACACCACGTATGTCGGCGGCATGTTCGGCTGCTTTTTCTCCGATCAGGAGGTCGTCGATTACAGCACCGCGAAAACGTGCGATTTGGAACGGTACGGCAAATATTTCCGGGAAATGTTGCGGCGCGGGGTCTATCTGGCACCGTCCCAATTGGAGGCGGGATTTGTTTCGTTGGCCCATACGGACGAGGATATCGACCGGACGCTGGAAGCTTCGCGGGATGCGTTGAAAGCATTATAA
- a CDS encoding LysM peptidoglycan-binding domain-containing protein — protein MALGEQFPVIRIEVDQRLTLETGADGQLQDDASVATEITYFDRVGNFYILEGVLTFSGSVAAATGDSESGSQHRVSPISCRLPFALRIPVKGQPNFLDVNTRIGEWGVKPAGPGQLQLLAELLIQGLNGQNGYSFYCGDQEVSVPPQYATSEAAVQEADAAAAGHGSARSGMQPQQQADKGYNEREWMIEAKEKQDEPDSLVFQPDSGWLEQLQSALQQPAAAVRSGEQPADDSQPVDRPPADGEQLGNEERLVDRAASESEPTVAPVREEEVYQFEALADELSVEEDTPLSAEAAWAGCAAEAAESAAEPATASAEGEATGAAAPEVEAAAAEPVASEQMAGPAVEQVAAPVEPAPAGPKISFGAKKEEVNGAPVKLSGLAYGSVTKEMGREEPAQAGAAEQANVQPTAQAVAKQTVTQETAVKAAAPQAGGAEAAVKEGAAEEAVEQVAEIQRDEDDAAASVVYDTAAEESATSLWGKWLQKESDEKYTLKFRIVQESESLDELANRYGTPVESLMRANGLTSEQIDAGQVLIIPGRRR, from the coding sequence GTGGCGCTTGGCGAACAGTTTCCGGTGATCCGGATCGAGGTGGATCAGCGGTTGACGCTCGAAACGGGGGCGGACGGGCAATTGCAGGACGATGCGTCGGTTGCGACCGAAATCACGTATTTTGACAGGGTCGGAAATTTTTATATTCTGGAAGGTGTTCTCACGTTCTCCGGGTCGGTCGCAGCGGCTACCGGCGACAGCGAATCTGGCAGCCAACATCGGGTGTCGCCGATCTCCTGCCGGCTGCCGTTTGCGCTTCGGATTCCGGTGAAAGGACAGCCGAATTTTCTTGATGTAAACACGCGGATCGGTGAGTGGGGCGTCAAGCCGGCGGGGCCCGGACAGTTGCAATTGCTGGCGGAGTTGTTGATTCAGGGATTGAATGGACAAAACGGCTATTCGTTTTATTGCGGAGACCAGGAAGTTTCGGTGCCGCCGCAATACGCGACCAGCGAAGCGGCAGTACAGGAGGCGGACGCGGCAGCGGCGGGCCATGGGAGTGCGCGCTCCGGCATGCAACCGCAGCAGCAGGCGGACAAAGGGTACAACGAGCGGGAATGGATGATCGAAGCAAAAGAGAAGCAGGATGAACCGGATTCGCTTGTGTTTCAACCGGATTCCGGCTGGCTCGAACAACTGCAATCCGCGCTGCAGCAACCGGCCGCTGCCGTGCGGAGCGGCGAACAGCCTGCGGATGACAGCCAGCCGGTGGATAGACCGCCCGCAGATGGCGAACAACTGGGAAATGAAGAACGGCTGGTGGATCGGGCTGCATCCGAATCGGAACCAACGGTAGCTCCGGTGCGGGAGGAAGAGGTCTACCAGTTTGAGGCGCTTGCCGATGAACTGTCGGTGGAGGAGGATACGCCGTTGTCCGCGGAAGCGGCGTGGGCTGGCTGTGCGGCGGAAGCGGCGGAGTCAGCTGCGGAGCCGGCAACCGCGTCGGCGGAAGGGGAGGCAACCGGCGCGGCAGCGCCCGAAGTGGAAGCGGCTGCTGCGGAACCGGTGGCGTCCGAGCAGATGGCGGGTCCTGCCGTGGAACAGGTGGCCGCTCCTGTTGAGCCGGCGCCGGCTGGCCCGAAGATTTCATTCGGAGCGAAGAAGGAGGAAGTGAACGGCGCGCCGGTCAAGTTGTCAGGTCTGGCCTACGGCTCTGTGACGAAAGAGATGGGGCGGGAGGAGCCGGCGCAAGCGGGGGCGGCCGAACAGGCGAACGTCCAGCCAACAGCGCAGGCAGTGGCGAAGCAGACAGTGACGCAGGAAACGGCGGTGAAGGCGGCAGCCCCGCAAGCGGGGGGCGCGGAAGCGGCAGTAAAAGAGGGGGCGGCAGAGGAAGCGGTCGAGCAAGTGGCGGAGATTCAAAGGGACGAGGACGATGCTGCGGCGAGTGTCGTATACGATACGGCGGCAGAAGAGTCGGCCACATCGCTGTGGGGAAAATGGCTGCAGAAGGAATCGGACGAAAAGTACACGTTAAAATTCCGGATCGTGCAAGAGTCGGAATCGCTGGACGAACTGGCGAATCGGTACGGCACGCCGGTGGAAAGCCTGATGCGGGCGAACGGGCTCACCAGCGAGCAGATCGATGCGGGGCAAGTGCTGATCATTCCAGGAAGGCGGCGGTGA